DNA sequence from the Amycolatopsis sp. Hca4 genome:
CGGACGGCCCGAGCGGCAGACGCCGGACGCCGTCGTCGAGGACGCCCGCGCGCTCGCCACCGCGCCCGGCTTCGAGCCCACCGCCGCCCAGTCGCGCGGGGACTTCCGCTTCACCGGCCCGGTGACCGGCGTCCCGGTGACCATCGCGTGGGCCGAGCGCGACCGGATCCTCGCCCGGCCGCGCGTCGCCGACCTGCGGAAAGTCGCGCCGGACGGGGTGTTCCGGCTGCTGCCGGGCTGCGGGCACGTGCCGATGAACGACGACCCCGGCCTCGTCGCGCGGGTGCTGCTCGAGGGAAGCCGTTAGGTGACATTCGCTTTACGTCCGTCTTTTGACCCTGGTAGGTGACTGCTTCGCGAGGCAGAATCCTCCGCCGTGCGCCCGTTCGGGGACCTTGGGCGCGAATCGGAGGAAGAACACTCATGAGGCTTTCGACCCGGCTCGCGGTATTGGCCGCGGCCGCGCTGGCTACGACGGCGGTGACCACCGCGCCCGCGTCCGCGGGCCAGCGCCCGGATCCCACCACCGACGTCCGGATCATCGGGTTCAACGACCTGCACGGCAACCTGGAACCGCCGTCCGGCTCCAGCGGCCGGGTCGTCCAGTCCGACGGGACCACTGTGGACGCCGGCGGTGCCGCCTACCTGGCCACGCACGTGAAGCAGCTGCGCGCGCAGGTGCGCAACTCGTTCGTCGTGTCCGCCGGGGACAACATCGGCGCGTCGCCGCTCACCTCGGCGCTCTTCCACGACGAGCCGACCATCGACTTCCTGAACTCCCTCGGCGTCACCGCGTCCGTCGTCGGGAACCACGAGTTCGACGAGGGCTACAAGGAACTGCAGCGCATGCAGTTCGGCGGCTGCCACCCGACCGACGGCTGCCAGTTCCAGAGCACCTTCGACGGGGCGAAGTTCCCGTTCATCGGGTCCAATGTGTACTTCACCAACGGCCTGCCCGCGCTGTTGCCGTTCACCGTCAAGTTCGAAGGCGGCGTCCCGATCGGCGTCATCGGCGCCACGCTGAAGGACCTGCCGTCCGTCGTCACGCCGGAGGCCATCAAGGGCCTCAAGTTCGGTGACGAGGTCGAGGCGATCAACCGGACGTCGAACCTGCTCGACTACTTCGGCGTCAAGGCCCAGGTCGTGCTGATGCACCAGGGCGACGGCACCGAGGTCGAGGGCCCCAACGACTGCAAGCTGCGCCCCGGCCCGGCCGCGGCGATCGCCGCCGCGGTGACGCCGAAGGTCGACGCCTTCTTCACCGGGCACAGCCACCAGCAGTACAACTGCGTGATCAACGACCCGGCGGGCCAGCCGCGGCCGGTCATCCAGGGCTCGTCGTTCGGCAGGCTGCTCTCGGTGGTGGACCTGAAGATCAGCCTGAAGACCCGCGACGTCGTGCGCTCGCAGACCAAGGCGTTCAACGAGATCGTCACCCGCACGGTCACGCCGGACCCGGCGGTGGCCGCGCTGGTCGCCGAGGCCAAGACCAAGTCCGCGCCGATCGCGAACAAGCAGGTCGGCACCATCACCGCCGACCTGCCGGCGGCGGGCAACGCGGCGGGTGAATCGCCGCTCGGCGACGTCATCGCCGATGCGCAGCTGGCCGGCACGCAGTCGAACAACGCGGTCGTCGCGATCA
Encoded proteins:
- a CDS encoding bifunctional UDP-sugar hydrolase/5'-nucleotidase, which translates into the protein MRLSTRLAVLAAAALATTAVTTAPASAGQRPDPTTDVRIIGFNDLHGNLEPPSGSSGRVVQSDGTTVDAGGAAYLATHVKQLRAQVRNSFVVSAGDNIGASPLTSALFHDEPTIDFLNSLGVTASVVGNHEFDEGYKELQRMQFGGCHPTDGCQFQSTFDGAKFPFIGSNVYFTNGLPALLPFTVKFEGGVPIGVIGATLKDLPSVVTPEAIKGLKFGDEVEAINRTSNLLDYFGVKAQVVLMHQGDGTEVEGPNDCKLRPGPAAAIAAAVTPKVDAFFTGHSHQQYNCVINDPAGQPRPVIQGSSFGRLLSVVDLKISLKTRDVVRSQTKAFNEIVTRTVTPDPAVAALVAEAKTKSAPIANKQVGTITADLPAAGNAAGESPLGDVIADAQLAGTQSNNAVVAITNPGGIRADLTYKSSPNGEGDGVVTYGEAFTVQPFSNIMQTITLTGANLKNVLEQQWTAAGTKILQISSSLHYSYSAAAPIGSRVSNITINGTPVDPAASYRVSVNNFLAAGGDGFAEFTKGTNLSGGPVDLDALIAYLGSHPNLAPPAADRITRLP